In Thermococcus stetteri, a genomic segment contains:
- a CDS encoding M42 family metallopeptidase: MERVVEILKEILDIPSPTGYTKEVLSHIEKKLNDAGIRTYYTNKGALMAGNHPEPELVVAAHVDTLGAMVKGILPDGHLSFTRIGGLLLPAFEGEYCTIITRSGKRYRGTLLLKNPSVHVNKEAGKKERTEENMYIRLDAEVEKKEDTEKLGIRPGDFIAFDPKFEYVNGFVKAHFLDDKASVAVLIDLMLDLGAEALEKLPVAFFFSPYEEVGHGGSAGYPPSTKELLVVDMGVVGEGVVGKETAVSIAAKDSSGPYDYEMTTKLIELAEKRGIPYTIDVFPYYGSDGSAALRAGWDFRVALIGQGVHASHGMERTHVKGMFATKELIRAYIEEKFP; the protein is encoded by the coding sequence ATGGAGCGCGTCGTCGAGATTCTGAAGGAAATACTCGATATACCCTCCCCAACGGGCTACACCAAGGAAGTCCTGTCCCACATAGAGAAAAAGCTCAACGATGCCGGAATTAGGACGTACTACACCAACAAAGGGGCCCTTATGGCGGGCAACCATCCGGAGCCGGAGCTTGTGGTAGCGGCCCACGTTGACACTCTAGGGGCTATGGTGAAGGGGATTCTTCCAGATGGGCACCTGAGCTTCACGAGGATAGGCGGCCTTCTTCTTCCTGCCTTTGAGGGAGAGTACTGCACGATAATCACCCGCTCAGGAAAGCGCTACCGCGGGACGCTTCTCCTCAAGAACCCGAGCGTCCACGTTAACAAGGAGGCGGGAAAGAAGGAGAGAACAGAGGAGAACATGTACATCCGCCTCGATGCAGAGGTTGAAAAGAAGGAAGACACTGAAAAGCTCGGCATAAGGCCCGGCGACTTCATCGCCTTTGACCCGAAGTTCGAGTACGTGAACGGCTTCGTGAAGGCCCACTTCTTGGATGACAAGGCGAGCGTGGCAGTGCTAATCGACCTCATGCTCGACCTCGGTGCCGAGGCCCTTGAAAAGCTCCCTGTGGCGTTCTTCTTTTCGCCGTACGAGGAGGTCGGTCACGGCGGTTCTGCAGGCTATCCACCAAGCACCAAAGAGCTCCTCGTCGTTGACATGGGCGTCGTCGGCGAGGGTGTGGTCGGAAAGGAGACGGCTGTTTCAATAGCGGCGAAGGACTCAAGCGGGCCCTACGACTATGAGATGACTACTAAGCTCATTGAGCTGGCGGAGAAGAGAGGAATTCCCTACACTATAGACGTCTTCCCATACTACGGCTCCGACGGTTCAGCGGCCTTGAGAGCGGGCTGGGACTTCAGGGTTGCCCTCATCGGTCAGGGAGTCCACGCCAGTCATGGCATGGAGAGGACGCACGTCAAGGGAATGTTCGCCACGAAGGAGCTGATAAGGGCGTACATTGAAGAGAAGTTCCCATGA
- a CDS encoding AEC family transporter — translation MNIYEMLALIALGYVLKKLIRDERPFQWVNLFSTRILLTLFVFGNVASKDLAYLVSIRTVFVYVFLIIALSLGLSYLYAKFFVEDDAWRGALMVLSTYPNTAAMGFPVASLFLDDITPAILYSTTNSLVMIPIATFIAAHYSSGKASVKKSLIRALQFPPTAANLLALALVLIGIRLPNWFLNPVKEIGWWSIPLLLIYFGSIINLREFRLRHLAEVGLFRSVVPFFFVLLTLRRASPEIFYSVLVESAMPPAIMANVILSHYGLKAEEGIGVTVVLTLITLAFFTALKALGF, via the coding sequence ATGAACATCTACGAGATGCTCGCCCTCATTGCACTGGGCTATGTCCTAAAGAAGCTGATCCGAGACGAGAGACCCTTCCAGTGGGTGAACTTGTTCTCAACGAGGATCCTCCTTACCCTCTTCGTTTTCGGGAACGTGGCGAGCAAAGACTTGGCTTATCTGGTCAGCATTAGAACGGTTTTCGTTTACGTGTTCCTGATCATAGCGCTCAGCCTCGGCCTCTCCTACCTTTATGCGAAGTTCTTTGTTGAGGACGATGCCTGGCGTGGGGCCTTGATGGTGCTCTCCACATACCCGAACACCGCAGCGATGGGCTTTCCCGTGGCGAGCCTCTTCCTTGACGACATAACTCCCGCCATACTCTACTCGACAACGAACTCCCTCGTGATGATCCCGATAGCGACCTTCATAGCGGCCCACTACTCCAGCGGTAAGGCCTCGGTTAAGAAGAGCCTCATCAGGGCCCTCCAGTTCCCGCCGACGGCGGCAAACCTCCTGGCACTTGCCCTCGTCCTCATCGGAATAAGGCTTCCAAACTGGTTTTTGAACCCGGTAAAGGAGATCGGATGGTGGAGCATACCCCTCCTTCTAATCTACTTCGGCTCGATAATCAACCTCAGGGAGTTCAGGCTGAGGCATCTTGCCGAGGTGGGCCTCTTCAGGAGCGTGGTTCCGTTCTTCTTCGTGCTCCTCACACTGAGGAGGGCATCCCCCGAGATTTTCTACTCAGTCCTCGTCGAGTCCGCGATGCCGCCGGCAATAATGGCAAACGTCATACTCTCGCACTATGGGCTGAAGGCTGAAGAGGGGATAGGTGTGACGGTAGTACTAACGCTGATAACCCTCGCCTTCTTCACCGCCCTGAAAGCACTCGGCTTCTGA